The following coding sequences lie in one Streptomyces venezuelae genomic window:
- a CDS encoding GlcG/HbpS family heme-binding protein encodes MQKLSRRTRVLTVAATAAVLGAGTFGAVSATAGTPDAASKAAVTADAGNKNLTQSTHLTVAAATKAAQATLDAAKKENQRVSVAVVDRNGNTIVELRGDGAGPQSPESAVKKAYTAVSWNAPTSELTKRLEQAPNLKDIPGTLFLAGGAPVTAKGAPVAGIGVAGAPSGDLDEKFAKAGVAALNR; translated from the coding sequence ATGCAGAAGCTCTCCCGCCGCACCCGCGTCCTCACCGTCGCCGCCACCGCCGCCGTCCTCGGCGCCGGTACCTTCGGCGCCGTCTCCGCCACCGCGGGCACCCCCGACGCCGCCTCCAAGGCCGCCGTCACCGCCGACGCCGGCAACAAGAACCTGACGCAGTCCACGCACCTCACGGTCGCCGCCGCCACCAAGGCCGCGCAGGCCACCCTCGACGCCGCGAAGAAGGAGAACCAGCGCGTCTCCGTCGCCGTCGTCGACCGCAACGGCAACACCATCGTCGAGCTGCGCGGCGACGGCGCGGGCCCGCAGTCCCCCGAGTCCGCCGTGAAGAAGGCGTACACCGCCGTGTCCTGGAACGCGCCCACCTCCGAGCTGACCAAGCGCCTGGAGCAGGCCCCGAACCTGAAGGACATCCCCGGCACCCTGTTCCTCGCGGGCGGCGCGCCGGTCACCGCCAAGGGCGCGCCCGTCGCGGGCATCGGTGTCGCGGGCGCCCCGAGCGGCGACCTGGACGAGAAGTTCGCGAAGGCGGGCGTGGC
- a CDS encoding sensor histidine kinase, whose amino-acid sequence MGQHTPGLDPRAPDPDARWLAAVMHTAFFLLLGSSLARFLMRHPGEPRTPWIIALSVSLALLYVLGPTVGARPTAPRRLIWLSLVVAVWVVIVILAPSFAWCAVPLFYTGLRTLPPRAALLLVAVLTAFVVVAQLKLAGAFDPILLFAPPAWAAVAAAVFLYMQRQAARQRELIDDLIRTRRELAATERREGTLAERQRLSMEIHDTLAQGLSSQQMLLQAADRVWDTDPAKARTHVRTAESITEHGLAEARRFVQDLAPADLADGGGLPQALRALAERESDAGLTVRFHAEGTAPPLPDRVSSALLRIAQGALANVREHADASTAALTLTFLDDQVVLDVADDGKGFTPPTVTRGAAAGVRGHGLPAIRARAHQLGGTLTIESAPGEGAVLSVSIPLTPLEAQ is encoded by the coding sequence ATGGGACAGCACACGCCGGGCCTCGACCCCCGCGCCCCCGACCCCGACGCCCGCTGGCTCGCGGCCGTCATGCACACCGCGTTCTTCCTGCTCCTCGGGTCGTCGCTGGCGCGTTTCCTGATGCGGCACCCCGGCGAGCCCCGCACCCCGTGGATCATCGCGCTCTCGGTCTCCCTCGCGCTGCTCTACGTGCTCGGCCCCACCGTCGGCGCCCGCCCCACCGCGCCGCGCCGCCTGATCTGGCTGAGCCTGGTCGTGGCCGTCTGGGTCGTCATCGTCATACTCGCGCCGAGCTTCGCGTGGTGCGCGGTGCCGCTCTTCTACACCGGGCTCCGTACGCTGCCGCCGCGCGCCGCCCTCCTCCTGGTGGCCGTCCTGACCGCGTTCGTGGTCGTCGCGCAGCTGAAGCTCGCGGGCGCCTTCGACCCGATACTGCTGTTCGCGCCGCCCGCGTGGGCGGCCGTCGCCGCGGCCGTGTTCCTGTACATGCAGCGGCAGGCCGCCCGCCAGCGCGAACTGATCGACGACCTGATCCGCACGCGCCGCGAACTGGCCGCGACCGAGCGCCGCGAGGGCACACTCGCCGAGCGCCAGCGACTGTCCATGGAGATCCACGACACCCTCGCGCAGGGCCTCTCCAGCCAGCAGATGCTGCTGCAGGCCGCCGACCGCGTCTGGGACACGGACCCGGCGAAGGCGCGCACGCACGTCCGCACCGCGGAGTCGATCACCGAGCACGGTCTCGCGGAGGCCCGCCGCTTCGTGCAGGACCTGGCGCCGGCGGACCTCGCGGACGGCGGCGGTCTCCCCCAGGCGCTGCGGGCGCTCGCGGAGCGCGAGTCGGACGCGGGGCTCACCGTCCGCTTCCACGCGGAGGGCACCGCGCCGCCGCTGCCCGACCGGGTCAGCTCGGCGCTGCTGCGCATCGCGCAGGGCGCGCTGGCGAACGTACGCGAGCACGCGGACGCGTCCACGGCCGCGCTGACCCTGACGTTCCTCGACGACCAGGTGGTCCTGGACGTCGCGGACGACGGCAAGGGCTTCACGCCACCGACCGTTACTCGCGGTGCCGCTGCGGGTGTACGCGGACACGGCCTCCCCGCGATCCGCGCGCGGGCCCATCAGCTCGGCGGCACACTGACCATCGAGTCGGCGCCCGGCGAGGGCGCGGTCCTGTCCGTATCGATCCCGCTGACCCCACTGGAGGCACAGTGA